One Phaseolus vulgaris cultivar G19833 chromosome 2, P. vulgaris v2.0, whole genome shotgun sequence DNA window includes the following coding sequences:
- the LOC137811776 gene encoding uncharacterized protein, whose amino-acid sequence MATVSGNMKGFYRQRKTTATKKSSKKSPINAAILGSTSVQTLATISPGGKPDLQYECSESEVVLRQFDLNMAYGPCLGMARLARWERAQRLGLNPPLEIESLLKSGKVQMESLWGGRI is encoded by the exons atgGCGACCGTGTCTGGAAATATGAAGGGTTTTTACCGACAGAGGAAAACCACCGCCACGAAGAAATCTTCCAAAAAATCTCCGATTAACGCCGCCATTTTGGGATCCACTTCGGTCCAAACACTGGCCACCATCTCCCCCGGCGGAAAACCGGACCTCCAAT ATGAATGCAGTGAGAGCGAGGTGGTGTTGCGGCAATTCGATTTGAACATGGCGTATGGGCCCTGCCTTGGGATGGCGCGGCTTGCACGGTGGGAGCGTGCTCAGAGGCTTGGTTTGAACCCTCCGCTGGAAATCGAGAGTCTCTTGAAGAGTGGGAAAGTTCAGATGGAGTCCTTGTGGGGTGGTcgcatttaa